The genomic window GCCCCGGCAATCGCGCCGAGCGCCAGCCGGGCCAGCCGGTTGGCGGGGCTCAGCCGCCCGATCAGGAACAGCAATGTGCCGCCCGCGACCATCACCGAAAGCCATACCGGCGTCAGCGCGTCGCAGCGCATCACCTGGTTGGCGTTCGACGCGAACAAGGCGAAGCCGAGCGCCGATCCTCCGGCAAGCGTCACGCCATAGACCATCATCCGCCGCGCCTCGGCGGCTTCCCAGATCCAGCGCAGGGTGATGATCGCCCCCGCCATCGCGCAATAGGGCAGCATCTCGAGCCCGATGGTCAGCGAAAAGGCGCTGGAGATGCCGACGGTCGCGCCGCCCCGCGCGCGGCGCGGATCGGCGAGGCCGGCGACAGTCATCGCCAGCGCCGCGAGCTGCCAGCCATGATGGTCGATACGCAGCGGCGCGTACATCGTCATCGTCGAGGTGCAGCCGAGCAGGATCACCATCGCCAGCGGCCAGCTATAGGGCGCGATCAGCCGCCGCACGGTCAGCGACAGCCCGGTCATGGTGATCGCCAGCGGCAGCAACGGGGCGATCCCGCATGCCCAGTTCTCGGCACGCATGCCGAGGAACGGCTTGAGGATCAGGATCAGCGCCGCGATCGGCAGATCGGGCAGCCGCGACCAATGAATGTCGAACCCGCCATTGGCTGGATCGAGCCGGTAGTTGCGCAAATCGTACCAGCCCTGTCCGCCCATCCAGGCGCGGACCTGCATCAGCCGCATATTGTCGTCGGTGTCGCCGAGCATCAGCCAATAGATGTTGGCCTGGCGATTGATCAGGAACCACGCAGCGACGCAGGCCCAGAAGACCAGCATCCAGCGCAGCCAATGCTGGCTCAGTTCATCGTCGATGCGGAAATCGCGTAGTGCCCCGAGCTTCAAAATCGCTTCCCTAGTACTCCCGTCCGCATTAGGGCGGCCCGCACTTCCGGGGCAAGCGACTAGTGACGGCACTTCTTCGACAAATCGAGACGATGCGGGCGAGCGGGATGCTCGGCCAGCTTATCCGCTTCGGTATCGCCGGCGGTATCGCCACCGCGCTGTACACCGCCGTCTATTCCCCGCTCGCCGGTTTCCGGATCACCTCGGAGCAGGTCGCCAATCTTGCCGGCTATTTCGTCGCGATGGGCGCCGGCTACGTCATGCACAGCAAATGGAGCTTCAAGGGCCACGGCGCGCAGGCGTCGCAGA from Sphingomonas sp. includes these protein-coding regions:
- a CDS encoding GtrA family protein — its product is MTALLRQIETMRASGMLGQLIRFGIAGGIATALYTAVYSPLAGFRITSEQVANLAGYFVAMGAGYVMHSKWSFKGHGAQASQTTWRFFVVSLVSLAVNTFWVWLLTDDAVLNGPWWWPLIPILFVTPLVTFALNRIWVFG